The Panacibacter microcysteis genome includes a window with the following:
- a CDS encoding serine hydrolase yields MHRTFLFLLVFIAAAAHAQQTDAKLQAAIATLVKGFNGNIGVYVHDLKHDKIAAINADTVFPTASIVKMPILLGIMNRIQKRELQYHQRLTYTDSLFYNEGDDILASFKDSATIELSKVIMLMLTTSDNTASLWLQGLAGGGTQINSILDSLGFTNTRVNSRTPGRETNRSLYGWGQTTPKEIAQMMERIVMGHLLGAPDGQMLRLLGRQYWDEEALSQIPPGVFTADKNGAVDASRDEIVYVNSAVNPYIFSIFTKNNKDTSWQYNNEAWVLTRKLSALLWKYYNPKSNWQAPPVSKEE; encoded by the coding sequence ATGCATCGTACATTTTTATTCTTACTGGTTTTCATTGCTGCTGCGGCGCATGCACAACAAACAGATGCAAAACTGCAGGCAGCAATTGCCACCCTGGTAAAGGGCTTTAATGGCAACATAGGTGTATACGTGCATGATCTTAAACACGATAAAATTGCTGCAATAAACGCAGATACGGTTTTTCCAACGGCGAGTATTGTAAAAATGCCTATTCTGCTGGGCATCATGAACAGGATACAAAAAAGAGAATTGCAGTACCACCAGCGGCTTACATATACCGACTCGCTTTTTTACAATGAAGGAGACGATATACTTGCATCTTTTAAAGACAGCGCTACCATAGAACTTAGCAAGGTCATCATGCTTATGCTAACCACAAGCGATAACACAGCGAGTCTGTGGTTGCAGGGCCTGGCCGGTGGCGGCACCCAAATCAACAGCATACTCGACAGTCTTGGCTTTACAAACACGCGTGTAAACAGCAGAACACCCGGCCGGGAAACCAACAGGAGCCTGTATGGCTGGGGCCAAACAACCCCCAAAGAGATAGCTCAGATGATGGAGCGTATTGTAATGGGACATTTACTGGGTGCGCCAGATGGTCAAATGTTGCGGCTGCTGGGCCGGCAGTACTGGGACGAAGAAGCTTTGTCGCAAATTCCACCCGGTGTGTTTACAGCAGATAAAAATGGTGCCGTAGATGCCAGCCGCGATGAGATCGTATATGTAAACAGCGCCGTAAACCCTTATATATTCAGCATTTTTACCAAAAATAACAAAGACACCAGTTGGCAGTATAACAACGAAGCGTGGGTGCTTACACGCAAATTGTCTGCCTTGCTGTGGAAATACTATAACCCCAAAAGCAACTGGCAGGCGCCGCCGGTATCTAAAGAAGAATAA
- a CDS encoding pyruvate dehydrogenase complex dihydrolipoamide acetyltransferase, protein MAEVILMPRLSDTMTEGVIAAWHKKPGDAVKKGDLLAEIETDKATMELESYQEGTLLHVGADKGGKLQVNDLLAIIGKQGEDVSALVAQHNGNGGNGAAAPKATEEAPKKEEPKKEEAPAQPSGGGRIDVAAMEEVVLMPRLSDTMTEGVIAGWHKNVGDTVKKGEVLADIETDKATMELESYKEGVLLYQGAKAGEKIQVNDLLCIIGKEGFDVNKVLEAMKNGGGAATAPAETKETPKAESSASAQAAAPVAEQQVVNEGRIFASPLAKKIASEKGIDLKYVKGSGDNGRITKTDIDNYKPADAPAASAAPAAAPASKATTAPVGQESFEEVPVSQMRKTIARRLSESLFTAPHFYLTMSIDMDACVAARAKLNEVSSVKISFNDLVLKAVAVALKQHPKVNSSWLGDKIRINHHVNIGVAVAVDEGLLVPVVRFADAKSLSQIATEVKDYAKKAKDKKLQPSDWEGSTFTISNLGMFGIDQFTAIINPPDACILAVGGISQEPVVKNGAIVPGNVMKVTLSCDHRVVDGATGAAFLQTVKSLLEEPLRMMI, encoded by the coding sequence ATGGCAGAAGTGATTTTAATGCCCCGTTTGAGTGATACCATGACAGAAGGTGTTATTGCGGCATGGCATAAAAAACCAGGAGACGCGGTTAAGAAAGGCGACCTTTTAGCTGAGATTGAAACAGATAAGGCAACAATGGAGCTGGAAAGTTACCAGGAGGGTACGCTGCTTCATGTTGGTGCTGATAAGGGAGGTAAACTGCAGGTAAACGACCTTTTGGCCATTATTGGTAAGCAGGGTGAAGATGTGAGTGCACTTGTTGCACAGCATAATGGCAACGGAGGTAATGGTGCTGCTGCGCCTAAAGCAACAGAAGAAGCGCCTAAGAAAGAAGAGCCTAAAAAAGAAGAAGCCCCTGCACAACCTTCGGGCGGTGGCCGCATAGATGTTGCTGCAATGGAAGAGGTAGTGTTAATGCCACGTTTAAGTGATACTATGACCGAAGGTGTAATTGCAGGCTGGCACAAAAATGTTGGAGATACAGTAAAAAAAGGCGAAGTACTGGCCGATATTGAGACTGACAAAGCCACCATGGAACTGGAAAGCTATAAAGAAGGAGTTCTGTTATACCAGGGTGCAAAAGCAGGCGAAAAAATACAGGTGAATGACCTGCTTTGTATCATTGGCAAAGAAGGGTTCGATGTGAATAAAGTATTGGAAGCAATGAAAAACGGTGGTGGTGCAGCAACGGCGCCGGCCGAAACAAAGGAAACGCCAAAGGCGGAAAGCAGCGCTTCTGCGCAGGCTGCCGCACCTGTAGCTGAACAGCAGGTAGTGAATGAAGGCAGAATTTTTGCATCTCCCCTGGCTAAGAAAATTGCCTCTGAAAAAGGGATAGACCTGAAATATGTAAAAGGTAGTGGCGATAATGGTCGTATTACCAAAACTGATATTGATAATTATAAGCCTGCTGATGCGCCGGCTGCAAGCGCTGCACCCGCTGCGGCTCCTGCATCTAAAGCCACCACTGCGCCTGTAGGCCAGGAAAGCTTTGAAGAAGTGCCGGTATCGCAGATGCGTAAAACAATTGCACGCCGCCTGAGTGAAAGCCTGTTTACAGCACCGCATTTTTATCTTACCATGAGTATTGATATGGATGCCTGTGTTGCTGCACGTGCGAAACTGAACGAAGTAAGCAGTGTAAAAATAAGTTTCAATGACCTTGTACTGAAAGCGGTGGCAGTGGCACTGAAGCAACACCCTAAAGTAAACAGCAGCTGGCTGGGTGATAAGATAAGGATCAACCACCATGTAAATATTGGGGTGGCAGTAGCCGTGGATGAAGGTTTGCTGGTACCGGTGGTACGGTTTGCGGATGCAAAATCTCTGAGCCAGATTGCTACAGAAGTAAAAGACTATGCAAAGAAGGCAAAAGACAAGAAACTGCAGCCTTCTGACTGGGAAGGAAGCACATTTACCATATCTAACCTTGGTATGTTTGGCATAGACCAGTTTACCGCCATTATTAATCCGCCGGATGCATGTATATTGGCTGTGGGCGGCATATCCCAGGAGCCGGTAGTCAAGAATGGAGCCATTGTACCAGGCAATGTGATGAAGGTTACACTAAGCTGCGACCACCGTGTGGTAGACGGTGCTACAGGAGCCGCATTTTTACAAACTGTAAAAAGCCTGCTGGAAGAGCCTTTAAGAATGATGATTTAA